TGGATCCGCTTGACGAGTTCTCCGGTGTTCTTGACCCCGGTCATCTGGTAGATGTTCTCGACCTGGGACTTGGACTCGCCGCGCAGCCGAGCCTCCATCGAGCGGCGCAGGTTCACCAGCGTCTGCTCGATGACGCCGCCCTGATCGTGCGTGACGCGGGCGAAGACAAGGCCGGTCTCTTCGTGGTAGCGGATCTCGGCTTCTTCGGCGGCACCCGCGATAGAGAGGGCGGCTTGGATGGCGCTCAGCACGGCGTCGGCGGACATCGCACCGCCGCCGGTGGTGAGTTCGGTGATGGAATGCACGGCGGTGATGCGGTCGGACTGGCCCACGAGCATCTGGCCCCTGGGCGTGGAGATGTACTGCGGCGAGTTGTCGAGCGTCACGGCGTAGACGCCGTCGCCGACCGGGGCGATTTCCCACCGCACCGTGCGGCCGGCGCTGAGCGTCGTGGGGCTGCCCGCCGAGGTGTAGGCGAGGCTCTGCAGCGTCGATCGCAGTTCCGCGTCGGCGACCTCGAAGGGCGGGATGGGGATGTTGGCCGCCTCGGAGCTGTAGAGGATGTTGACCGGACGCTGGGGCGAGGCGGCCTTCAGGGCGTCGACCAGATCGGCCAGCGTGCCGCCTTCGAAGTCGATGGTGATGAGGTGGGGCTGTTCGGCTGGCCGGGCGCCGCTCGACGCCTGGCTCCGCTGGGTCTGGGGTTGGGTCCGCTGAGTTTCGGATTGGGTTCGCTGAGCCAGCACCGGCTGGGCGTGCGCGGTGACGAGCAGGGCGGCGGCGGTCAAGGCTGCAATGCGTCGCATGTCGTTCTCCTTCGGCTTCGGTTCGGGGCGTTTCTCTCTCCACATGGATGAACGGAGCCGACGCCCCCGCGCGGCGCGGGTGGAACAGATTTTTCCGCCCGGCCCGCTACCATCCCCCTTCCCCAGTCTCCGACACGTGATTATCGCAGGATGGACCACCATGCACTTTGACGCCCACCAGCCGGTCATTGACGACCTCGAGGCGCGGATCTTGACAATCCGCGACTCTCTTTAACTACGACAGCAAGCACGAGAAGCTCACCGAGCTCGAAAACAAGATGGGCGAGGCGACGTTCTGGGATGATCCCGACACTGCCCAGAAGACCGTGGCGGAGTTGAAGGTCATCAAGGCCCAGATCGCCCCGCTCGACAAGGTCGTGGAAGCCTTCGAGGAGGCCCAGGTCGCCTACGAGATGGCCCGCGAGGGCGACGACAAGGACCTGCTGGCCGAAGCCGACCAGGCGCTGTACGAGCTCCAGGAGTCGATGGACAAGGTCGAGATGCAGAGCCTGCTCAGCGGCAAGCACGACCACCGGAATTGCTATTTCACCATCCACGCGGGCGACGGCGGCACCGAGGCCAACGACTGGGCCGAGATGCTCTTTCGCATGTACCTCTACTATTTCGAGAACATGGGCTTCAAGGTCGAGGAAGTCTCCAAGGGCTACGGCGTGGAGACCGGCATCGACCACATCACCCTGCACATCAAGGGGCCGTTCGCCTTTGGCTACCTGAACTGTGAGCGCGGCACGCACCGGCTGGCACGGGTGAGCCCCTTTAACGCCCAGGGCAAGCGGCAGACCAGCTTTGCCACCGTCGACGTCACGCCCGAGTTCGAGGACATGGACGTGCAGATTCCCGACAAGGACCTGGAGATCACGTTCTTCGCGCGGTCGAGTGGGCCGGGCGGGCAGAACGTCAACAAGGTCGCCAGCGCCTGCCGCGTGGTGCACAAGCCGACGGGGCTGATGTACGTCGCATCGAGCCATCGCGACCAGCCGCAGAACAAGGCCCAGGCGCTCACGCTGCTCCAGGCCAAGCTCGAGCAGATGGAAGAGGAGAAGCGCAACGCCGAGATCAAGGAGGCCGCCGGCGGCGATCTGAATCGCGGTTGGGGCACGCAGATTCGCAGCTACGTGCTCTACGACAACCGCGTGAAGGATCACCGAACGAACGTCGAGGGCAACCCCACCGACGTGCTCAACGGCAAGATCGACAAGTTCATCGACGCCGAGCTGAAGCGGCGGCGGTCGCAGAAGAACTGATCGTTCAGCGGCCCCGAGTCAAGACGAAGCCGCGCCGTACATCTTCTCGTAGTAGTCGCGGTACGCCCCGCTGCGGACGCGCTGCCACCACTGGGCGTTGTCCTGGTACCACGTAATGGTGTCTTCCAGGCCCTTGGGCCAAGCGCTGCGCGTGGGTTGCCAGCCCAGCTCGCTCTTCATCTTGCTTGCGTCGATGGCGTAGCGGCGGTCGTGGCCCAGCCGATCGGCCACGGGGCGGATCATCTCCTTGCCCTTGCCCATGACATCGAGGATGGCGTGGGTGAGCTCGAGGTTGCTGCGCTCGTTGTTGCCGCCGATGTTGTAGACCTCGCCCGCGCGGCCTCCCTCGAGCACGGCCAGGATGGCCTCGCAATGGTCGACCACGTGCAGCCAGTCGCGCACGTTCTTGCCGTCGCCGTACAGCGGCACCTGTTCGCCCTGCATCAGGTTGGTGACGAACAGCGGGATGACCTTCTCGGGGAACTGGTACGGCCCGTAGTTGTTGCTGCACCGCGTGACCAGCACGTCCATGCCGAAGGTGCGGTGGAATGCCATCGCAAGCATGTCGGCGGCGGCCTTGGAAGCCGAGTAGGGGCTGGACGGATCGAGTGGTGTCGATTCGGTGAAGAGTTCCTCGGGCTCGTCTATGGGCAGCGAGCCGTAGACCTCGTCGGTGCCCACTTGGAGGAAGCGGCCGGCCTTGCCGTCCTCGCTCCACGTGTTGCGGCAGGCTTGCAGCAGCACCTGCGTGCCCAGCACGTTGCTGGTGATGAAGGGCGACGCATCCTGGATCGACCGATCGACATGGCTCTCGGCGGCGAAGTTGACCACCGCGTCGCAGTCGCTCACCAGCGATTGCACCAGCGGGCCATCGGTGATGTCGCCCTTGACGAAGGTGTATCGCTCGTGTCCCTCGATGTCGGCGAGGTTCTCAAGGTTGCCCGAGTAGGTGAGGGCGTCGAGGTTGGTGATGCGAACGCCGGGCCGCCACTCGAGCACCGAGCGCACGAAGTTCGAGCCGATGAAGCCGCAGCCGCCGGTGACGAGCAGGTGCTTGAAGGTCTTCTTTTCAGGCATTGGTGGTTCCTTCCGGCACGCGACGCAGCACGTCGGCCAGGTTGTCCTTCCAGTGGGGCATGGGGCCCAGTTCGGCTTCGGTCTGGCTGATGTCCAGCACGCTGTAGGCTGGCCGTTTGGCGGGGCGTGGGAATTGATCGCTGGTGCAGGGCTCGATGGTGGCGGGGGCGCCGGTGAGGCGCTTGATTTCCTGGGCGAACTCGTACCAGGCGCACTCGCCGCCGTCGGTGGCGTGCCAGTGGCCGCGGGCGCCGTTGATCGCGAGGTTGATGGCGCACCGTGCCAGGTGCTCGGCGGACGTGGGCCGGCCGCGCTGGTCGTCGACGATCGACAGCGAGGGTTTCTCGGCAAGGAGCTTGCGCATCGTCAGCACGAAGTTCCTGCCCCAAGGTGCGTATAGCCAACTCGTGCGCAGGTGCAGCCAACGGCTTTCGTCTGCGGCCTCCATGGCCTCTTCGCCGACGGCCTTGGAGCGGCCGTAAGCATTCAAGGGCGCGCGGTCGTGGTCAACGGGGTAGGGCTCTTGTCCCCGACCATCGAATACGTAATCGGTGCCGAAGGTCACGAGTACGTCGGCCTTGCCGGCCTCCAGGACCTGTCCGATCGCGTGGCCGTTTGCCTGGGTCGCCTCGGCCTCGTGCGATTCGGCCCCATCAACGTCGGTCCATGCGGCACAATTGAACAGGACGTCGCACGCCTGCATGCTCGCGATGCTGTCGGGGTTGGACAGATCGACGTCATCGCGCGAAAGCGCCGTAAAGGGCGTGCCTTGCGCAGCAAGTTCGCTCATGACGGCTCGGCCGAGCATGCCCGTGCCTCCGAGCACCAAAATCGACTTGCCGCCCAGTTCGCTCATCCGTGCTGCACGCTCCACGGGAATTGCTCGACGGCATCGTGGGCCATGCGAAATTCATCCGGCGTGCTCGGGTCGTACTGGTGCGTGACGTAGTACAAAAGGCCCGCGGGCTCGTGGCCGACGGTGGCGCAGCCGTGCCAGAGTGGCGGGGGGATGATCACCACGCCCGGGCGACGCTCGCCGACGACGGCCATCCAGCGGCGGCCGTCGCTCTCGCGGAAGACGCCGGTCTTGACGTGGCCGTTGATGCACAGCCAGAAGTCGGTCTGCTTGGTGTGACGGTGCCAGGCCTTGATGACGCTGGGGTACATCACCGAGTAGTTGATCTGTCCCGCCGGCCCGAGGACGCCCTGCATGAGGTTCATGACCGACCAGCCGCGATCGTCGGCAAAGATCGACGCGGGGATCAGCAGCGGCTCGAGTTCTTCCTTGGCCATTTCGAAGGCCTCGGCGGGCGAAAGCTGGACCGTGCGGATGGGCTCGGGCTTGCGCGCCTCGGCGGCGGTGGGCATGTCGGCGATCGAACTGGTCATGCGTTCGCTCCGGCGGGCAGGCGCACGTGGTTGGCCCCGCCCTCTTTGACGAGGTTGGACGCGCGGTGCAGGCTCTCGAAGGTACCCGCGTCCGTCCACCAGCCCTCGAGCGTCTCGTAGGTCAGGTCGCCGCGCTTGAGGTAGAAGTTGTTCACGTCGGTGATCTCGAGTTCGCCTCGCGCGCTGGGCTCGAGGCCGTCGCACATCTCAAACACGTCGGCGTCGTAGAAGTAGATGCCCGTGACGGCGCTGTTGCTGGGCGGGTCGCTGGGCTTCTCGATGATCTCGGCGACCTTCTGGTCTTCGCCTTCGCCCTCGAAGCGGACCACGCCGAAGCGTTCGGGGTCGTCGACGGTCTTGAGCAGCAGTTTGGCGCCGCTTTGCTGGGTGAAGAAGTCGCCGGCGGCCTTCTTGATATTGCCCTCGATGATGTTGTCGCCCAGCACCACGCAGATCTTCTCGCCGTCGGCGAAGTCTTTGGCCAGGCGCAGCGCGTCGGCGATGCCGCCCTCGCCCTCCTGATAGGCGTAGGCCAATCGCTTCACGCCAAGATCATGCCCGTTCTTGAGCAGCTTGAGGAAGTCCCCGGCGTGCTCGCCACCGGTGACGATGAGGATCTCGGTGATGCCGGCGTTGAGCAGGCACTGGATGGGGTAGTAGATCATGGGCCGGTCGTAGACCGGCAGCAGGTGCTTGTTCGTCACCAGGGTCAGCGGCCGGAGCCTCGTCCCGAGCCCGCCCGCCAAGATCACACCCTTCACTGCCCACCTCCTCGTGGTTGGTCCCGGTCCCGTTATCGACCATCAATTGGATCGACTCGCGTCGGGCCGAAGACGGGATATCCCCACGCCATGCGCATCGGCGGATGCGGTATTGTTGACCGGGCGTGAGCCTAAACCCGTTTTGAGTTCCGAAGTTGGCGCGGACGGGGCGGGCCGGTATCCTGCATCCCCAGGAACTGGACCATGCCCGGGTGGGCCCGACCGACCCCCCTTCCGAAAAGGAGGCCAGCGGTGAGTGCAAACAGAATCCTATCGACTGTGACGGTGGTGACCGCGATGCTGCTGGCGTCGCTCGCCCCGGCCCAGCAGACCGTCCTGCGCCTGCCCATGAGGACGGCCGGCCCCAACACGCTCGACCCAGCCCAGGGCTCGACCACCTACGAGAACATGGCCGTGTCGCAGGTCTACGAGACCCTGCTGCAGCCAAAGTACACCGACCCCAACGAACTCGAGCCGCTGCTGCTTGCCGAGATGCCCACCAGCTACACCGACGACCAGGGCCGCAAGGTCTGGAAGTTCAAGCTGCGTGAGGACGCCAAGTTCCACGACAACGCGTGCTTCCCCGATGGGGAGGGGCGTCAGGTGACGACCGACGACGTGTTCTACTCCTGGAAGCGTCTGGCCGACCAGCGCGCCAGCGAGGGCAAGAACTGGTGGCTGCTCAAGGACACCATCGTCGGCTTCGACGAATACAAGGCCCGCCAGGACCAGGCGCCCGAGTTCGACTACGACGCACCGGTCGAGGGCCTGCGCAAGCTCAGCGACACCGAATTCGAGGTCGTGCTCCAGCAGCCGGTGTACCGCTTCATCTGGGTCCTCCAGATGTTCCAGACCTCCATCGTGCCACGCGAGGCCGTCGAGCACTACAACGCCAACGGCCAGAACGGCTTCTCGGCCAACCCCGTGGGCACGGGACCGTTCATGTTCCG
The sequence above is a segment of the Phycisphaerales bacterium genome. Coding sequences within it:
- the rfbB gene encoding dTDP-glucose 4,6-dehydratase — its product is MPEKKTFKHLLVTGGCGFIGSNFVRSVLEWRPGVRITNLDALTYSGNLENLADIEGHERYTFVKGDITDGPLVQSLVSDCDAVVNFAAESHVDRSIQDASPFITSNVLGTQVLLQACRNTWSEDGKAGRFLQVGTDEVYGSLPIDEPEELFTESTPLDPSSPYSASKAAADMLAMAFHRTFGMDVLVTRCSNNYGPYQFPEKVIPLFVTNLMQGEQVPLYGDGKNVRDWLHVVDHCEAILAVLEGGRAGEVYNIGGNNERSNLELTHAILDVMGKGKEMIRPVADRLGHDRRYAIDASKMKSELGWQPTRSAWPKGLEDTITWYQDNAQWWQRVRSGAYRDYYEKMYGAASS
- the rfbD gene encoding dTDP-4-dehydrorhamnose reductase, whose amino-acid sequence is MSELGGKSILVLGGTGMLGRAVMSELAAQGTPFTALSRDDVDLSNPDSIASMQACDVLFNCAAWTDVDGAESHEAEATQANGHAIGQVLEAGKADVLVTFGTDYVFDGRGQEPYPVDHDRAPLNAYGRSKAVGEEAMEAADESRWLHLRTSWLYAPWGRNFVLTMRKLLAEKPSLSIVDDQRGRPTSAEHLARCAINLAINGARGHWHATDGGECAWYEFAQEIKRLTGAPATIEPCTSDQFPRPAKRPAYSVLDISQTEAELGPMPHWKDNLADVLRRVPEGTTNA
- a CDS encoding sugar phosphate nucleotidyltransferase, with the protein product MKGVILAGGLGTRLRPLTLVTNKHLLPVYDRPMIYYPIQCLLNAGITEILIVTGGEHAGDFLKLLKNGHDLGVKRLAYAYQEGEGGIADALRLAKDFADGEKICVVLGDNIIEGNIKKAAGDFFTQQSGAKLLLKTVDDPERFGVVRFEGEGEDQKVAEIIEKPSDPPSNSAVTGIYFYDADVFEMCDGLEPSARGELEITDVNNFYLKRGDLTYETLEGWWTDAGTFESLHRASNLVKEGGANHVRLPAGANA